One Leucoraja erinacea ecotype New England chromosome 5, Leri_hhj_1, whole genome shotgun sequence DNA segment encodes these proteins:
- the fam166c gene encoding protein FAM166C A isoform X1 codes for MASRSAGTLITNYNATYIPPALMPGYRGFVPTLHFTYGDTYGNSTRKYFQDFRMAALNSSQSPYSKGGQFPTFYSNDPSLVIENRINNRNRWLFAPRWSRHDVDFDREDELKTFDKMAQQHRENYKDKTGTVPRVDHFVLPGREEYTFPCLPNIQQDKDECPSPDYISWPREALDRLCKDNLLAALCISPKGRSCVARDKPPYLHCPTLDKGMLFGGNGPISPLCSSPQKINDYQAGYDQTTYSCEDK; via the exons ATGGCTTCCCGGAGCGCAGGAACTCTCATTACTAACTACAATGCCACGTACATTCCTCCCGCCTTAATGCCCGG GTACCGCGGCTTCGTTCcaacattacattttacatatgGCGATACTTATGGAAACAGCACCAGGAAATACTTTCAAGATTTTCGTATGGCAGCTCTGAATTCAAGTCAGAGTCCTTATAGCAAAGGAGGGCAATTTCCAACGTTTTATTCCAATGATCCATCTCTTGTGATAGAAAATAGGATCAACAACAGGAACAGATGGCTGTTTGCTCCACGATGGTCCAGACACGATGTGGATTTTGACAGGGAAGACGAATTGAAAACTTTTGATAAG ATGGCTCAGCAACACCGGGAGAACTACAAAGATAAGACGGGCACAGTACCCCGAGTGGATCATTTTGTGCTGCCTGGGAGAGAGGAGTACACATTCCCCTGTTTACCAAACAT CCAACAAGACAAAGATGAATGTCCTTCTCCCGACTACATTTCCTGGCCACGCGAGGCCTTAGACAGACTTTGCAAAGACAATTTGCTAGCTGCTCTATGCATCTCTCCCAAAGGACGTTCATGTGTTGCCCGGGACAAACCACC ATACCTGCATTGTCCAACACTGGATAAGGGGATGTTGTTTGGTGGCAATGGACCAATATCACCATTATGCAGCAGTCCCCAAAAGATTAATGACTACCAAGCAGGATATGATCAAACAACATACTCTTGTGAAGATAAATAA
- the fam166c gene encoding protein FAM166C A isoform X2, producing MASRSAGTLITNYNATYIPPALMPGYRGFVPTLHFTYGDTYGNSTRKYFQDFRMAALNSSQSPYSKGGQFPTFYSNDPSLVIENRINNRNRWLFAPRWSRHDVDFDREDELKTFDKMAQQHRENYKDKTGTVPRVDHFVLPGREEYTFPCLPNM from the exons ATGGCTTCCCGGAGCGCAGGAACTCTCATTACTAACTACAATGCCACGTACATTCCTCCCGCCTTAATGCCCGG GTACCGCGGCTTCGTTCcaacattacattttacatatgGCGATACTTATGGAAACAGCACCAGGAAATACTTTCAAGATTTTCGTATGGCAGCTCTGAATTCAAGTCAGAGTCCTTATAGCAAAGGAGGGCAATTTCCAACGTTTTATTCCAATGATCCATCTCTTGTGATAGAAAATAGGATCAACAACAGGAACAGATGGCTGTTTGCTCCACGATGGTCCAGACACGATGTGGATTTTGACAGGGAAGACGAATTGAAAACTTTTGATAAG ATGGCTCAGCAACACCGGGAGAACTACAAAGATAAGACGGGCACAGTACCCCGAGTGGATCATTTTGTGCTGCCTGGGAGAGAGGAGTACACATTCCCCTGTTTACCAAACAT GTAA